One genomic region from Theobroma cacao cultivar B97-61/B2 unplaced genomic scaffold, Criollo_cocoa_genome_V2, whole genome shotgun sequence encodes:
- the LOC18592947 gene encoding uncharacterized protein LOC18592947 — protein sequence MGSKNKKKHIDETPSSSSSPSTSDYSESSPERCHRHRKDWSRKDGSSRREKERKREKRKRKEKERERKRRKLRREDRKKKKRDHRSQLGPDCGSGSDSEGDRGRVEPQVVVEEMLKEFPNVGNDLKQLLQMIDDGQAVDIKGISERSLNTHLKKLFLSLNLKENGDRVFLLSSNARPTLDVVGHLIQTHTEPEEQQPKSSVSAKDAPAIPEHAECSQVMDENNLDRDDSATPKRRVIGPEMPSAELLAAAAKLTEAQAELREAELEEDNELFIGPPPPALVAEAESANEAERFEEVTRIMGVEADCPYDVIGANRNMSADNIKKKYWKLSLLVHPDKCTHPQAHQAFIILNKAFKELQDPDKRKAMDEKIKLKEEQEEFKAELRAMREAAQWRRLQGISMEGDDELLAEVEVKVPPKRDEWMTTLPPERKPGVTMQSTRFSKSSKEGRGDTSGWIDTPMERAQKAKMHYLEAYNEAAALASNEDDKKRTNSDADLVDIYNKEKRSKSLVQKHQEETAKCPKKKSKQQAEKAEWEGKHPWKPWDREKDLVAGRQNVKLDTDNMAKGLTSRFSSGTFQRNFL from the exons ATGGGGAgtaaaaacaagaagaaacaTATAGATGAGACACCCAGTTCCTCTTCATCTCCATCAACCTCAGACTACTCTGAATCATCTCCAGAGAGGTGTCACCGGCACCGGAAAGACTGGAGTAGGAAGGATGGGAGTtcaaggagagagaaagagagaaaaagagagaaaagaaagaggaaagagaaagaaagggagaGAAAAAGGAGGAAACTGAGGAGAGAGgatagaaagaagaagaaaagggatCATCGGTCTCAGTTGGGTCCTGATTGTGGGTCTGGGTCTGATTCTGAGGGTGATAGAGGGAGGGTTGAGCCACAAGTAGTTGTTGAAGAGATGTTGAAGGAGTTTCCTAATGTTGGCAATGATTTGAAACAG CTTCTTCAAATGATTGATGATGGGCAAGCAGTTGACATAAAGGGCATATCTGAAAGGTCATTGAACACGCATTTGAAGAAGCTATTCCTTTCTTTAAACTTAAAGGAAAATGGTGATAGAGTCTTTTTACTATCTTCAAATGCTCGCCCTACCTTGGATGTTGTGGGTCACTTGATTCAGACTCATACAGAACCTGAAGAGCAACAGCCCAAAAGTTCTGTTTCAGCGAAGGATGCACCCGCAATTCCTGAGCATGCTGAATGTAGCCAAGTAATGgatgaaaataatttagatAGAGATGATTCTGCTACTCCTAAAAGAAG GGTGATTGGCCCTGAAATGCCCTCAGCCGAGCTACTTGCTGCAGCAGCCAAATTAACAGAAGCCCAAGCTGAGCTCAG AGAAGCTGAGTTGGAGGAAGATAATGAACTATTTATCGGACCTCCACCACCTGCTCTGGTTGCTGAGGCTGAATCTGCAAATGAAGCAGAGCGTTTTGAAGag GTCACTAGAATTATGGGAGTTGAGGCTGATTGTCCATACGATGTTATCGGAGCAAACCGAAATATGTCTGCTgataatataaagaaaaa GTACTGGAAACTGTCTCTTTTGGTGCATCCAGACAAATGTACTCATCCTCAGGCACACCAAGCATTTATTATTCTCAATAAAGCTTTCAAGGAGTTACAAGATCCAGATAAG AGAAAAGCTAtggatgaaaaaattaaactgAAGGAGGAGCAGGAGGAGTTTAAG GCTGAGTTGCGAGCAATGCGTGAAGCTGCACAATGGAGAAGATTGCAAG GTATATCAATGGAGGGTGATGATGAGCTCCTGGCAGAAGTGGAGGTTAAAGTGCCACCAAAAAGGGATGAATGGATGACAACACTACCTCCTGAAAGGAAA CCTGGTGTGACAATGCAATCAACAAGATTTAGCAAGAGTTCTAAAGAAGGACGTGGTGACACGAGTGGTTGGATTGATACTCCTATGGAGAGAGCCCAAAAAGCAAAGATGCA TTATTTGGAAGCCTACAATGAGGCTGCTGCACTTGCTTCTAATGAAGATGATAAGAAGAGAACCAATTCAGACGCAGATTTGGTggatatatataataaagaaaaGCGATCGAAATCATTGGTACAAAAGCATCAAGAAGAGACCGCAAAGTGTCCAAAGAAGAAATCCAAGCAACAGGCAGAGAAAGCGGAGTGGGAGGGTAAACATCCATGGAAGCCTTGGGATCGAGAGAAGGACCTTGTTGCCGGAAGGCAGAATGTAAAGCTTGATACTGATAACATGGCCAAGGGTCTGACTTCCAGATTTTCATCCGGAACCTTTCAGAGGAACTTTCTCTAG